The window CTGCGTGTCGGCCACGTACCCCTACCCCCAACGCTTGCCACCCGACACCCACCGGGTTGGGTGTCGCCGCCTTCAGCGTAGTAGGTAGGCTTGGCATAGCCGGGCCCCAGACCCGACAAAGGTCCCCGTACTCCAACCGGTAGAGAGACGGAGCTCAAACCTCCGACAGTGTGGGTTCGAATCCCACCGGGGGCACCACCCGACCGGCCGGGCCGCCGCAGTTGACCCGCCGGCCGCTGCGGATGTCCAAGACGACGGTCACCGAGCACACCGAGGGCGTAGGCTCGGCTGGTTATGGAACTGGTAATCGCGCTCTTTTGCATGATTTCGCTGGTGGTGCTGATCTTCGCCGGGTACGGCGTAGCGGTGTACAACGGACTGATCACCGCCCGTAACGCGTTTCGGAACGCGTTCGCCCAGATCGACGTACAGCTGACCCGACGTCACGATCTCGTCCCCAACCTCGTCGAGGTCGCCAAGGGGTACATGAGACACGAGCGTGAGGCGCTCGAAGCGGTGATCGCCGCCCGCAGCGGTGCGGTGCAGGCGCAGGGTGCCGCCACCGGCAAGCCGGGCGATCCGGCCGCCATGCAGCAGCTCGCCGGCGCGGAGAACCTGCTGACCCAGAGCCTGGGCCGGTTGTTCGCGCTCTCCGAGGCGTACCCGGACCTCAAGGCCAACCAGAACATGATGCAGCTGACCGAGGAGCTGACCTCCACCGAGAACCGGGTGGCCTTCGCCCGCCAGGCCTACAACGACGCGGTGATGGGTTACAACAACAAGCGGGAACGCTTCCCCGGCAGCATCGTGGCGAACATGTTCTCGTTCGGCCCGGCCGCCCCCTTCGAGGTCGACGATCCGCAGCAGCGGCAGCCCCCCCGGGTGACCTTCTGACGGGCATGAACTTCTTCGAGCGCCAGCGTCAGGTCCGGCGGGTCTCCGCCCGGCTGGTCGCGCTGTTCGTACTCGCCGTGGTCGGCATCGTCGCCGTGGTCGACCTCGCCGTGTTCGTCGTCTTCGACGGCGTGTCCCGGCAACCGGCCGCGCTCCTCGGGATGCTGGCGGTGACCAGCCTGGCGACCGTCGCGGTGATCGGCCTGGCGGCGCTGGTCCGCACCGTCGCGCTACGCGGCGGCGGCGGACGGGTGGCCCGGGACCTCGGCGGCGTCCCAGTGCCGCCGGACACCACCGACCCGCAGCTGCGCCGACTGCGCAACGTGGTGGAGGAGATCGCCATCGCGTCGAGCGTGCCGGTGCCGGAGATCTACCTGCTGCCGCGCGAGGAGGGGATCAACGCGTTCGCCGCCGGCTGGTCGACCTCGGACGCGGCGATCGCGGTCACCCGGGGCACGCTGGAGCGGCTCAACCGCGACGAACTGCAGGGCGTCATCGCGCACGAGTTCAGCCACGTCGTCAACGGCGACATGCGACTGAACATCCGGCTGATGGGACTGCTGTTCGGCATCCTGTTCCTGGCGGTAATCGGCCGTGGCCTGCTGCGCACCGGATTCGTCAGCGGCGGCCGCTCCCGCAGCGACAACCGGGGCGGCAACCCGCTGCCGCTGATCGGGCTGGCGATGGTCGCCGCCGGGTACGTCGGTGTGCTGGTCGGCCGGCTGATCAAAGCGTCGGTGTCCCGGCAACGCGAGTACCTGGCCGACGCGTCGGCGGTGCAGTTCACCCGGCAGACCGCCGGGCTGGCCGGTGCGCTCAAGAAGATCGCCGGGCTGCCGGCCGGTTCGAAGCTGGCGAACCCGAAGTCCGAAGAGGTCGGTCACATGCTCTTCGGCTCCGGAGCACGGTTGTCGGCGCTGTTCGCCACCCACCCGCCGCTACCGGAGCGGATCAAGGCACTCGACCCCAGCTTCGACCCCGCCGAGTTGGCCGCACTGTCTCAGCGCTGGGCGGCGGCCCCGCCGTCCGGCCTGGCCGAGGACCAAGCCCTCGGGCTCACCGAAAACCGGGCACCCCGAGCCACCGCAGACGGCCCGACCGGCAACGGTGACCTACCCGACGCCGACGCCCGGGTCCGGGTCGATCCGGCGGAGGTGCTCGACCGGATCGGCGCCGCACCGCCGGCTTCCTACCTGCACGCCACCGACCTGCTCGCCCGGATCCCGTCGGAGCTGCTGGACCAGGCGCGCCGGCCGGACACCGTGGTCCCGTTGATCCTCGGGCTGCTCTTGTCGGCCGATCCACAGGTGCGCGCCCGGCAGCACGCGGAGATCTTCGAACGGCACGGCAAGGCGCTCGCCGACGCGACCTGGCAGGCCGGTCACGCCACCGCCGGGCTGCATCCGCTGCTGCGACTGCCGCTGGCCGAGGTCGCGTTCCCGGCGTTGACTCGCCGCCCGCCGGCTGAGCGGGACGCGGTCGCCGACGCGATGGCCACCCTGGTCAGGGCCGACGGACGGATCAGCGTCTTCGAATACTGCCTGTCCCGGCTCGTCGGCGACGAGCTTCGCGAGTCACTCACGCCATCGTCGCGGTCGGGCAACGGCCGGGGTACGTTGCGCGGCGCGCCACGGGCGGTGGGGACGCTGTTCAGCGTCCTGGCCCAGGCCGGGCACCCGGACCCGGCCACCGCCGAGCGGGCCTTCGCCGCCGGTACGGCGCAGACCCTCCCCCAGTCCGACGTGCGGTTCTCCGCGCCGGCCAACGGTGTGCTGGAGTTGGAGTCGGCCTGGCCGCAGCTCGACGGGCTACGGCCGGCGGAGAAGGCCCGGCTGGTCGCCGGTGCCGTCGCGGTGATCAGCCACGACGGCGTGATGACCGTCCCGGAGATCGAACTGCTGCGGACCATCTGCCTGATCCTGCACAGCCCACTGCCACCACTGCCGGTACCGGCCTGACCAGTGGGTGACTGCTCCCCGCCTTAGAGCTACCGGGCGATTGAGCATTCCGACGGCGGCGCAGTGTCCTGGGTGCCGCGATTGTCGACGCTTTGCGATGAGCCAGGCAGGACCGCCTCTCGGGTGACCCGGTATTCCAGGATCGCTACAACAGCGTCCGTCCTGAGGCCGCCAGCCGTTCGGCGAGCGCGATGACACGGTCGCGGAGTTCGTCCGGGCGTTCGATGACGAAGGGCAGGTCGAGCGCGGCGAGCACGGCGGGCAGCCACTCGAGACTTTCGGCCTGGATCTCCACGGACTGCCAGCCTTCGTCCTCGTCCTGTCGCACCTCGGCGATGCTGGCCGGTAGCCGTGTGCGGATCTGCTCGAGTGTTCCTTGCATCCGCAGCGTCACGGTATGCCGGTGCGGAGCTTGTGCCATTGAGGTGAGAAGGCGCCTTGCGGGATCGTTTCCGGCGGGCGGCGGCTCGAAGGAGCCAGGAAGTGTTCTCGCGTCCGCGATGCGGTCGAGCCGGAAGGTCCGATCCTCGCCGACCTCCGGATCGGCTCCGGTGACGTACCACCGGCCGGCATGGTTGACCAGCCCGAACGGATGCAGCACGCGAGCGCTCCGCCGGCCGTCACGCGAGGTGTATTGGAGCGAGATCGGCCGGTGATGGCGGACCGCGTCGGCGACGGTGAGCAGTACACCTGTCTGCGGTGCGGGGAATTCGCCGGGTTCGGCGGTGAAGGCGAGGGAGTTGAGTACGGCGTCCAGCCGGTCCGCGATCCGTGGCGGCAGGACGCGACGGATCTTCGCGGCGGCCGTCTCGCCCGCCGTACCCGTTGCCGTCGCCAACCCAGCGCGTCGGCCGGCAACCAGGCCGAGCAGGACGGCTAGGGCTTCGTCGTCGCTGAGCATCAGCGGCGGCAGACGATATCCGGCGGCGAGCCGATATCCACCGTAGCGACCTCGCACCGATTCGACCGGCACCTCGAGGTCGACCAAATGACCCACGTAGCGCCGCACCGTGCGCGGTTCGACACCAAGGCGCTCGGCAAGTTCGGCCATCGTCCGGACGCCGCCGGCCTGAAGGAGCTCCAGCAGTGTGAGCACCTGAGCTGTTGGTCGTGCCACGGCCTGGACTTTATCAGCAAATACTGGACTAGTTCTGTCCAGTATTTGTTCTAGCGTGAGTCTCGCCTCTGACACGATCCGTACTGAGCAGGGAGA is drawn from Micromonospora sp. Llam0 and contains these coding sequences:
- a CDS encoding LemA family protein, which codes for MISLVVLIFAGYGVAVYNGLITARNAFRNAFAQIDVQLTRRHDLVPNLVEVAKGYMRHEREALEAVIAARSGAVQAQGAATGKPGDPAAMQQLAGAENLLTQSLGRLFALSEAYPDLKANQNMMQLTEELTSTENRVAFARQAYNDAVMGYNNKRERFPGSIVANMFSFGPAAPFEVDDPQQRQPPRVTF
- a CDS encoding M48 family metallopeptidase yields the protein MNFFERQRQVRRVSARLVALFVLAVVGIVAVVDLAVFVVFDGVSRQPAALLGMLAVTSLATVAVIGLAALVRTVALRGGGGRVARDLGGVPVPPDTTDPQLRRLRNVVEEIAIASSVPVPEIYLLPREEGINAFAAGWSTSDAAIAVTRGTLERLNRDELQGVIAHEFSHVVNGDMRLNIRLMGLLFGILFLAVIGRGLLRTGFVSGGRSRSDNRGGNPLPLIGLAMVAAGYVGVLVGRLIKASVSRQREYLADASAVQFTRQTAGLAGALKKIAGLPAGSKLANPKSEEVGHMLFGSGARLSALFATHPPLPERIKALDPSFDPAELAALSQRWAAAPPSGLAEDQALGLTENRAPRATADGPTGNGDLPDADARVRVDPAEVLDRIGAAPPASYLHATDLLARIPSELLDQARRPDTVVPLILGLLLSADPQVRARQHAEIFERHGKALADATWQAGHATAGLHPLLRLPLAEVAFPALTRRPPAERDAVADAMATLVRADGRISVFEYCLSRLVGDELRESLTPSSRSGNGRGTLRGAPRAVGTLFSVLAQAGHPDPATAERAFAAGTAQTLPQSDVRFSAPANGVLELESAWPQLDGLRPAEKARLVAGAVAVISHDGVMTVPEIELLRTICLILHSPLPPLPVPA
- a CDS encoding YafY family protein, whose product is MSEARLTLEQILDRTSPVFADKVQAVARPTAQVLTLLELLQAGGVRTMAELAERLGVEPRTVRRYVGHLVDLEVPVESVRGRYGGYRLAAGYRLPPLMLSDDEALAVLLGLVAGRRAGLATATGTAGETAAAKIRRVLPPRIADRLDAVLNSLAFTAEPGEFPAPQTGVLLTVADAVRHHRPISLQYTSRDGRRSARVLHPFGLVNHAGRWYVTGADPEVGEDRTFRLDRIADARTLPGSFEPPPAGNDPARRLLTSMAQAPHRHTVTLRMQGTLEQIRTRLPASIAEVRQDEDEGWQSVEIQAESLEWLPAVLAALDLPFVIERPDELRDRVIALAERLAASGRTLL